AACACGCCCTGCATACCGATAAACTCCATCGGCGTCGGTAATTTCTTCGCGAGAAGCTCCGCGATGGCGCCGCCAAGTCCGCCCGCAACCTGATGCTCTTCGACAGAGACGACCGCGCCGCATTTTTTCGCCACCTCCAAAACCGTTGCCTCATCTAACGGTTTAACGGTGTGACAATTCACCACCATTACGCCGATTTTTTCTTTTTCCAATTCTTTCGCGGCGAGCAACGCGTTGTAGAGCAACGGACCGCAGCCAACGATGGCAACTTCCGGAGATTTTCCCACCCAGAGCACTTCCGCTTTCCCTGGCGTATAGGGCGAGGCCTCGATCGTAAAAACCGGCGTCTTCTCCCGCGTAAGACGGATATATACCGGGCCCCAGAGTTTCGCCGCGGCCATCGTCGCCTTCTTTGCTTCAACCGCGTCACAAGGGACAAACACCCGCATGTTGGTGAGCACGCGCATCGTAGCGATATCTTCAACCGCCTGGTGCGTCGCGCCGTCCGGCCCCACCGACACTCCGGCGTGCGAACCGACAATCTTCACGTTGGAATCGTTGTAACAAATGGTCGTCCGGATCTGCTCCCAATTCCTACCCGGTGAAAACGCCGCGTATGAAGAAATGAAGGGGATCTTTCCGGAAATTCCAAGCCCCGCGGCAATCGTCGCCAAATTTTGCTCCGCGACGCCAATCTCAAAAAATCGTTCCGGAAATTTTTCCGCGAATTTTTGCGTGCGCGTGGACTCCGTTAAGTCCGCGCAAAGCGCGACCACGTTCTTATCCGCTTCACCGGCCGCCAAAAGACCCTCGCCGTATCCGTCGCGCGTGGGTCGCTGCGCAATCGCCGGATCAAAAAGTTGTTCCGAAAGTTTTGCGCTGATGTTTACCATAAGTAATTTCTCGCAAAGGTAGGAGTTTCCTCCCGTCATTGCGGGAAATCGCGATGCCCGCCCGCCTTTGGAGGGCGCGCCGTCCGAAGCCTCACGCATCGGACGACAGCACATCGCGAAATCCATCAAGACTATTCTTCAGACTCACCCTCCTCGCACTTTCCGCCCGTGCACATCCCGGAACGCTGTCCGTTACCAAGACCCGTTGAAAGCACGCCGAGGATCAACGCATCCCAGAAAAGATGCGCTACCGGAAGTCCCGAGGGGCACTTTCCATCAACGCGCGCCTTAAAGCAGACCATACCGTCCGCTTTTGCCGACGCAACCCACGCGAGGATCAACGCGAACGCCGCCAAACAAAGCGTAAGCTTCGCGAGAATCGGACGCGCGCAGCACAGCCAATGGAATCTTCCACAATGTCCTTCTTTCATAATGATTTGTTAAAACACTTCACTCGACCTTTCATTAGATAATAATAGATTCATTGTACCACAACGCTCACCGCAACACATGCCTATTCGTGCTCGGATTTAATTCTTCCTCCTAGCGTCCGCAACTCTTGAAGCGCCGCCTTCCCTTGTTCCGCTTTTGGCGGAGCGCCGGGAACGTCAGAGATGCCGGGCGGAGTCCCGTGCCACAGATAATTATTCTCCATAAATGCCACGCCCTTGCCGGGCGTTGTATGCGCGACAATCACCGTCGGCTTTTCATAAATCGCCTTCGCCTCCGCAACCGCGTCAACGAACGCGCGGATGTTATGACCGTCCACCTCAAGCACGTGCCAGTTAAATGCCTCATACTTTGCCTTCAACGGTTCCAACGGCATAATCGTTTCCGTTACACCGTCAATCTGGATGTTATTCCGGTCCATTACCACTGTCAGATTGTTCAATTTATTTTTTCCAGCAAACATAATCGCCTCCCAGGTATTCCCCGCATCATGCTCGCCGTCGGAGGTAACGCAGTAAGTACGATACTTTTTACCATCAAGCTTTGCCGCAAGCGCGACGCCGATCGCCTGCGACATGCCGGAGCCCAAGGGACCCGAGGTTGTCTCAACTCCGGGAAGCGCCGCGCGATGCGGATGCCCCTGCAAACGACTGCCGAGCTTGCGAAGCGTTTGCAACTCCTCAATCGGAAAATATCCGGCGTGCGCCATCGCAACGTAACGAATCGGGCAAATATGGCCGTTAGAGAGAATCAGCCGGTCGCGATCGGCCCACAACGGATTCCTCGGATTATGATTCAGAATATGAAAATAAAACGCGGCGAAAATATCCGCCATGCCAAGGGGCCCCGCCGAATGACCCGACTTGGCCGTAAGTAGCATTCCGATGAGGTCCTGCCGCATCACATTGGCAAGCTCCTCCAAATGTTTCAGTTTTTTGTCGTGCAGTTCCATAGGCTCCTCAATAAAGCATTAAAGCAAGAAAGCATTTAAACAAAACTCCCGCTTTGTTGCTTC
This region of bacterium genomic DNA includes:
- a CDS encoding transketolase C-terminal domain-containing protein, yielding MVNISAKLSEQLFDPAIAQRPTRDGYGEGLLAAGEADKNVVALCADLTESTRTQKFAEKFPERFFEIGVAEQNLATIAAGLGISGKIPFISSYAAFSPGRNWEQIRTTICYNDSNVKIVGSHAGVSVGPDGATHQAVEDIATMRVLTNMRVFVPCDAVEAKKATMAAAKLWGPVYIRLTREKTPVFTIEASPYTPGKAEVLWVGKSPEVAIVGCGPLLYNALLAAKELEKEKIGVMVVNCHTVKPLDEATVLEVAKKCGAVVSVEEHQVAGGLGGAIAELLAKKLPTPMEFIGMQGVFGESGQPSELIEKYGMGVKDIVAAAKRAIKRKR
- a CDS encoding transketolase; this translates as MELHDKKLKHLEELANVMRQDLIGMLLTAKSGHSAGPLGMADIFAAFYFHILNHNPRNPLWADRDRLILSNGHICPIRYVAMAHAGYFPIEELQTLRKLGSRLQGHPHRAALPGVETTSGPLGSGMSQAIGVALAAKLDGKKYRTYCVTSDGEHDAGNTWEAIMFAGKNKLNNLTVVMDRNNIQIDGVTETIMPLEPLKAKYEAFNWHVLEVDGHNIRAFVDAVAEAKAIYEKPTVIVAHTTPGKGVAFMENNYLWHGTPPGISDVPGAPPKAEQGKAALQELRTLGGRIKSEHE